The segment TTATCGGGAAAGGTCATGGCGTTCAGAAACGTCTGCATCGACGTTTTCAGCAGATCGACGAAGGGTTCTTTCACGGGGAACTTGCGCGATCCGCACAGCACGGAGTGCTCGAGGATGTGAAACACGCCCGTGTCGTCTGCGGGGGGCGTGCGAAACCCGATGGAGAACGACTTGTTGTTGTCGTCGTTTTCGAGGAACAGGAGCCGTGCGCCCGACTCTTCGTGGCGCATCACGAAGGCCGTTCCGTTTATCTCGCTCAGGTCCTGCGCGTCTTCGACGGTGAATCCGTGGAGTTTCGAGCCGATGGTGAGCTGCATGGGCGACCTTTCGCTTGCGAGGGGATCTTGCTGGGAATGGTACCACAGCGCCCGATGGGGCGGGGTTTTCGCAGGGTTGGGCGCGCGGGCGTTACGCGACGGACACCCGGGGGGCGCGTCTGTCGAGAAAATGTGAATCCAGGGTTGCTATGGCACTCTACTGTGATAAAGTATCGGCAGAGAAAACGGAGGGCGGCATCGCCCGTATCCTAAAGGGAGGATCCCATGAAGAAGGCAAGGTTCGCAGTCGTCGTCGCGGCGGCAACGGTGGCGCTCGCTTTGGTTTTGTCAGGCTGCGCCGGTTCGGGCTCGAATTCGCCTGCCAAGGCGGAGGGCCCGGGCGGTATCAGCAAGCTCACGGTCGGATTCGATTCGTCGTATCCGCCCTACGGTTTCGTGGGCGACGACGGCTCCTACACCGGGTTCGACCTCGACCTGGCCAAAGAGGTGGCCAAGCGCAACGGCTGGGAGTTCGAGGCCTCGCCCATCGACTGGGATGCCAAAGACGCCCTTCTGCAGTCCGGCTCCATCAACTGCGTTTGGAACGGGTTCACCATGGAGGGCCGCGAGGATTCCTACACCTTCAGCGATCCCTACATGCTCAACGAGCAGGTCGTCGTGGTGAAGAGCGGGTCTGACAGGACCACCCTCGAGCAGCTGGCCGGCGCGTCGGTCATGACCCAGGTCGACTCCGCGGCCCTCGACGTGCTCCAGGCCCCCACGGCCGAGGGCGGCCAGGCCGACCTCGCCGCGACCTTCGGCACGCTTTCCACCATCGGCGACTACAACGGGGCGTTCCTCCAGCTTGAAACCGGCGTGGTCGACGCGGTGGCCTGCGATCTGTCCATCGCCCAGTACCAGATCTCCAAGAACCCCGGCAAGTACCTCCAGATCGAGACCCCGCTTTCCTCCGAGCACTACGCGGTGGGCTTCGCCAAGGGCAACACCGAGCTTGCCCAGGCCGTTTCGGCCACGCTGAAGGACATGGAGGCCGACGGCACCGTCAAGGCGCTGTGCGAGAAGTATGCGACCTATGGCATTTCCTACGATAACTGGCTTCTCAAATAACTTTAGTGTCCTAAAGCGCAAAGCCTCGGTATACTGAGGCGGATCGTTGATCGCGCACCTTCCGGTCGAATGGCGGGGGGTGCGCGTCGCTGTGAGGGCCCCAGGTGCGTCGAACCCTTGCGGCGGTACTGCCGATAGACGCTCGAGAGGGGACTTCCGTGGACTTCCCAACCATGATGAGCCTGCTGGGCGCGGGTTTCGCGCTCACGCTCCAGATCTTTGCGGTCACGCTCGTCGGATCGCTGCCCCTCGGCGTGCTGGTGGCGCTGTGCCGTATGAGCCGGTTCAAGCCGCTGGCCCTCGTCACCCGGGTCTACATCTCGTTCATGCGCGGCACGCCGCTCATGCTCCAGCTCATGGCCATCACGTTCTGCCCGTACTTCATCTTCGGCTTGAACCTGTCCACCGAGTGGCGCACTTTCGCATGCGCCATCGGCTTCATCCTCAACTACGCGGCCTATTTCGCCGAGATCTACCGCTCGGGCATCCAGTCCATCCCGCGCGGCCAGTACGAGGCGGCCGAGGTGCTGGGCTACACCAAGTTCCAGACCTTCCTGAAGATCATATTCCCCCAGGTCGTCAAGCGGATCCTTCCCGCTATGGGCAACGAGGTCATCACGCTGGTGAAAGACACGTCGCTTGCGTTCGTCCTCGGCATGGGCGAGATGTTCAGCCAGGCCAAGTCTATCGCGGCATCGCAGGTCAGCATGGTTCCCTACGCGATCGCAGCGGGAATCTACTGGCTGTTCAGCCTGCTGGTCGAGGTCGTGCTGAACCGCATGGAAAAGAAGATGAACTACTACCGAGACTAGCGCTTTGCGCATCGTTGTGAGGAGATACCATGGCTGAATCCCCCGTGCTGGTTCGGTTGGAGAACGCGAAGAAGAGCTTCGGCGACACGCCGGTGCTCAAAGACATATCGCTCGAGGTCGCCCAGGGCGAGGTGCTGGCGATCATCGGCCCGTCGGGCGGCGGGAAGTCCACGCTTCTGCGCTGCTGCACGCTGCTCGAGACGCTGGACGCCGGATCGCTGTCGTACGGCGACATCGAGGTCGCGCGCGACAACGGGGCGGGCCGGTCGGTGTACGGCGGCAAGGACGTGCTGGGCCGCGCGCGCCAGCGCTTCGGCCTGGTGTTCCAGAACTTCAACCTGTTCCCGCACTACACGGTCATCCGCAACATAACCGATGCGCCGATCTCCGTTCAGAAGCGCCCCAAAGACGAAGTGATGGCCCAGGCGCGCGAGCTGCTGGTGAAGATGGGCCTCGAGGATCGAGAGGACGCGGTTCCCGGCGAGCTTTCGGGCGGTCAGCAGCAGCGCGTCGCCATCGCGCGCGCCCTGTGCCTCAATCCCGACGTGCTGTTCTTCGATGAGCCCACGAGCGCGTTGGACCCTGAGCTCACCCAGGGGGTGCTGAAGGTCATCCGCAGCCTGGCCGACGAGCATATGACGATGGTCATCGTCACGCACGAGATGTCGTTCGCGCGCGACGTGGCCGATCGCGTGGTGTTCATGGACGGCGGCGTGATCGTCGAGGAGGGCCCCGCCCAGCGCGTCATCGACGATCCGCGCGAAGAGCGCACGCGCGCCTTCCTCCAGGGCATGGGGGAGTAGCCCCCGCCCCCTTGCCGGATGTTTTAAGGTTTGTTTAAGGATCGTGTCGATTAAGAGCAGAAACGGCAAAGGTTCGATGGCGCAAACGTGGCGAAAGCGTGCGCCGCGCGGATAGCCGTTCGCCTCATGGTATGTTCGGAGCATCGAACGAGCGGTCGCAACGGCCGCCTGTCGGCCGTCTGCTTACCAGGGGACGGTTGGCGCCGCGGCGGCTTTCGACCTCCATGTGAAAAGGAGCGGACCATGAGCGATCAATCCCATCTGCCCAACCAGCCCCAACAGCCCCAACAGCCCCAACAGCCCCAACAGCCCGTGCCGCCTTCCCGGCCCGCGGCGGGGTCCTCGTCGTTCGGAAACGCGGCGCCCGTTCCTCCCCAGGACCGCACGGGCTTCCCCGCGGGCTCAACGGGCGTCTATGCTCCGGTCAACCAGGCTCCGGTGCCGCCGACATCCCACGCGGCAGCTTCCGGCGCGGCGGGATACGGCGGGCCCCGCGTGCCCTCCACCCCGTCTCCCAAGGGCGATCACGTCTTCGCCAAGGCGTTCGGCGGCGCTGCTTTGGCGGTCGTGCTGGGCCTGGGCGGTTTCGCCGCCGTCCAGGGAGCGACCGGCCAGGGTTCGAGGGCGTCCAACGTGACGCTCGGGTCGTCCAACCCCAGCACCATCGAGGCGACCGATCCCGATCAGACGCTTTCCGAGGCGGTCGCCGAAAAGACGCTTCCCTCGGTCGTATGCATCTACGCGTACACCCAAAGCACCCCCTACGGGAACGGCTCGTTCGGATTCGGCCAGAACGGCGGCTCGACCGAGCTGTCCCAGTCGTCTCTGGGCAGCGGCATCATCCTTTCGCAGGACGGTTACATCCTCACGAACTACCACGTGATCGAAGGGTCCGACGCCCTCAAGGTGAACATCGAGGGCACCGAGTACAGCGCCGATATCGTCGGCAGCGACCCGAGCTCGGATCTGGCCGTCATCAAGCTCCAGGGCGCATCGGGCCTGAAAGCCGCCGATCTGGGCGATTCGTCCAAGCTCACGGTGGGGCAGTGGGTCATGACCATCGGCAGCCCCTTCGGCCTCGAGCAGTCGGTGGCTACCGGCGTGGTTTCGGCCACCAGCCGCTCGCAGATCGTCGACAACTCCCAGTCCGAGGGTACCGGCAACTGGAGCAACATGGCTTCCGGCAGCACCATCTACCCC is part of the Berryella intestinalis genome and harbors:
- a CDS encoding amino acid ABC transporter permease; amino-acid sequence: MDFPTMMSLLGAGFALTLQIFAVTLVGSLPLGVLVALCRMSRFKPLALVTRVYISFMRGTPLMLQLMAITFCPYFIFGLNLSTEWRTFACAIGFILNYAAYFAEIYRSGIQSIPRGQYEAAEVLGYTKFQTFLKIIFPQVVKRILPAMGNEVITLVKDTSLAFVLGMGEMFSQAKSIAASQVSMVPYAIAAGIYWLFSLLVEVVLNRMEKKMNYYRD
- a CDS encoding transporter substrate-binding domain-containing protein, which codes for MKKARFAVVVAAATVALALVLSGCAGSGSNSPAKAEGPGGISKLTVGFDSSYPPYGFVGDDGSYTGFDLDLAKEVAKRNGWEFEASPIDWDAKDALLQSGSINCVWNGFTMEGREDSYTFSDPYMLNEQVVVVKSGSDRTTLEQLAGASVMTQVDSAALDVLQAPTAEGGQADLAATFGTLSTIGDYNGAFLQLETGVVDAVACDLSIAQYQISKNPGKYLQIETPLSSEHYAVGFAKGNTELAQAVSATLKDMEADGTVKALCEKYATYGISYDNWLLK
- a CDS encoding S1C family serine protease; this translates as MSDQSHLPNQPQQPQQPQQPQQPVPPSRPAAGSSSFGNAAPVPPQDRTGFPAGSTGVYAPVNQAPVPPTSHAAASGAAGYGGPRVPSTPSPKGDHVFAKAFGGAALAVVLGLGGFAAVQGATGQGSRASNVTLGSSNPSTIEATDPDQTLSEAVAEKTLPSVVCIYAYTQSTPYGNGSFGFGQNGGSTELSQSSLGSGIILSQDGYILTNYHVIEGSDALKVNIEGTEYSADIVGSDPSSDLAVIKLQGASGLKAADLGDSSKLTVGQWVMTIGSPFGLEQSVATGVVSATSRSQIVDNSQSEGTGNWSNMASGSTIYPNMIQTDAAINPGNSGGALVDADGKVIGVNTLITSSSGNYSGVGFAIPVNYAINIAQQIIAGETPTHARLGATLNTVNASIAKRYNLPVSQGAYVASVSAGTGADSAGLKEGDIVTAFDGKAVTDASDLMLDVREHNPGDTVTVTVNRDGQTMDLTVTLGSDAETSVASASRQQLSGSSQS
- a CDS encoding amino acid ABC transporter ATP-binding protein encodes the protein MAESPVLVRLENAKKSFGDTPVLKDISLEVAQGEVLAIIGPSGGGKSTLLRCCTLLETLDAGSLSYGDIEVARDNGAGRSVYGGKDVLGRARQRFGLVFQNFNLFPHYTVIRNITDAPISVQKRPKDEVMAQARELLVKMGLEDREDAVPGELSGGQQQRVAIARALCLNPDVLFFDEPTSALDPELTQGVLKVIRSLADEHMTMVIVTHEMSFARDVADRVVFMDGGVIVEEGPAQRVIDDPREERTRAFLQGMGE